The Hevea brasiliensis isolate MT/VB/25A 57/8 chromosome 9, ASM3005281v1, whole genome shotgun sequence nucleotide sequence AGAACTTGTCTATTCTCTATTGCTCGCACTGTAGTTCTTTTTATACTGATGCATTCTGTAACTTGTTTCTATTATTCTGGATGACTATTGCAGCTTCAAGTCCCCAAGTTGGATATACAATCTGACAATGAGCTCTTGATGGCAATAAGATTACTGGTTTCACAGGATCAATGTGAgggtaaatttgtatttggtcgcCAGCTGCCAGCACCTTCACAGAAGGCAATGAAAGATGCAATGACTGGCAAACAGCCATATGATAATTCTAAAAATGAGCTACAAACTTTGCTTGTCAGGGCTGGACATGGAGCGCCCTCCTATAAGACAAAACAACTGAAAAACAACCAGTTTCGCTCCACTGTGATCTTTAATGGGTTGGACTTTGTGGGGCAGCCTTGCAGTAGTAAAAAACTTGCAGAAAAGGATGCTGCCGCTGAGGCTCTGCTGTGGTTGAAGGGTGAGGTCCATTCATCCTCAAGAGATATTAACCATGTGTCTATGCTTTTAAAGAAGGGTAAAAGAAAAAGCCAAAACAAGACTCCAGTTCATGGTGGTAAATGGAGTTAAGGTGATGCTATTAGACGAAGGGATATAGTATCATACTTATTATTCACAAAGGGAAGAAACTAGCCAGCAAGGAGGAACACAGCTTCTGGTCGttgctgaaattttggtcatttggAATGGCCCAAACAAACCTTCCAGTTTTGGGGTCACAAGCCAAAATGAAAAGCAGGTTTGATAAAATCTATGGCCTTTTTCACTATGCTTGTCTTTGGAAGGCTATATTTCAAATGCTGAAGATGGAGCATCAGCTGGCAGAGTTGATGATAACAGAAAATTGCCATGCCTCGGAACAAAGATCTCATTGTTCTAAATGCATTGCTTCATCAAGTAACGAGTACCCGAATCATTTTTACCAGAGCATGGAAAGTGTACACCATATTCATTGATCAATATTCCATTAACTAGTGTAAATTGTTAATGCCACACATAGTAAAGTTAAATGAAGGAAGCCTTTGCCTCCCCGCCTGCATCAGATATTCTGGTTCAACTTGCACTGCAGCATGTGGGATTCCAGAGAATTTACCTATAGTTGTACATTATTAATAGTTGATGTGCTTTTTATCCATCTTATCATTGCTTTTTCTCTCTCTCGCATTCTCTCTCATTTCCTTTcccttctttttctctctctcgtATGTGGAGACCATCAAAATAGCTTCAACAGGCGAACACGAACATATTCCAAAACTAGAAGATCACAGGCGATTCTAGGAACAAAATTTGCAAGAATTTGTAAAGAAAGCTAAACATAACCCCCAATTACCAAAACTATAAACTAATTTCAAAACACTAGATCCAGTACAAAGGCCAGTACACCTATTGCAACAAACAAAATAGGTTCTACTATTGAACTTGAAAAAACAAAATCAAATCCTGGAATTGGAGGCGAAAAGAACATCTTCAACTTGTTACAGGTGTCGAGAAAGATACTTGTGGGGATCGAAACCTAAACAACTGTTTACCCACAGTGCTTAGCGCACTATATGACGATGAAGCATAAATTACAGAACAACAATTtggataagaaaatgaaagaagtgGAGATCTCTTTGCATGCCGTTTATGGCAGTTTCTCACCCATCACtttaaaattaaaaggaaaattatattaaaagacaattaaaggaaatataagttttaatttagtggtaataaaattattttgatcATGTCAATGGTCGATTAAATTTCCTTAATCCTTTTAATTATCTCCAAAGCTGTGAAAAACTTCGAGGCTGAAATCATTCTTGGTAAACTCATCAATGCAGATAATGATAATTTTACGGAGGTCAGTCCCTAAATTAGGAAACTGACTCAAAACAAACAAGAATAAAAGCCACCTATGGCTATGGCCACATTGCTTTTTCAACCATTAAACAATTCTAACAGAGATTGTTAATATTTTTTCGTTGAGATATGATTTAACAaagtttatattttaaatattgtttatttatagtttaaaaataatttttatttttaatattgtataattttattgtttaagtttaattttttttaataaatttaatcttTATAGGATACATCCATATTCAAAATCTATTCAAATTAAAAGTCTATTTCATtcgaattataattaaaattttattattattttaattataattataatattaaaattaattattaaaatgataCTAGTGGTGTAAGATTATGTATTTTTAAATAAAGTCAAGTTGAGAATATTTTTAGAGCGCTTTGCTCCTCTATTCTTGTGGATTAGACTTGGCATAGTTAATTAGGAGatatctttgattttttttttttttaattaattattaaaaaattattttaaaaaaatcctTTTTCCAACTAAAACAAACTGCCCTTGGTCTTTTAGCCGAACCCCTTTTCAAAAGACCATGCCTGTGAATTGTGATTGCCACTGCGTCGGTTTATTGACGGCGCCTTCTAAACCCAAAGCAGAGTTTATCGACGGCGAGCAGCCTTAATGAAATTTCATCGTTGCTTGATTTCATAGCAACCAATAATTGATCTGGAATAATATGAGCAGTAATAGTAGCAATAGAAGTGAAAGGAATTCTAGAGAGGGCATCTGTTGCTTGATTTTCCAATCCCCTTTTATATTGAATCTCATAATTATAATGCTGAAGTTTGGTTAACCAAGCCTGTTGTGCTGGAGTAGACAACTTCTGCTCTAGTAAAAATTTCAGACTCCTATGATCAGTTCTTATAATAAAATGCCTATGCAACAAGTAATGTTCCCACTGCTTAATAGCAAACAAAATGGCCAATAACTCTCTCTCATAAGCAGAAAGGCCCAAATTCCTTACAGATAAAGTTTTACTTATATAAGCAATGGGAtgaccctcttgcatcaatactgcTACAATACCCTCCCCAGAAGCATCTGTTTCCACAACAAATTTTTTTGAGAAATCAGGTAAAGAAAGAACTGGTGTGCGTACCATAGCTTGCTTAAGAGTGAGAAATGCATGCTGTGTTTCATCAGTCCACACATAACTGCCCTTTTTTAATCAATCAGTCAAGGGCTTAGCTAGCTTCCCATACCCCGggacaaatcttctataatatcctgtAAGCCCAAGAAAGCTCCTTAACTGTTTCACATTCTGAGGTGTAGGCCAATTTTGCACAGCCTCAATCTTTTTAGGATCAGTCTGAACCCCGTCTGCAGTAATAACATGTCCCAAATATTCTACCTGATCTGCCCCAAAGTAACATTTGCTCTCCGTAGCATACAACTTATGCTCTCTCATTAACTGCAATACAACTTGCAAATGATACAAATGCTCCTCCTTATTCTTACTGTAAATCAATATGTTATCAAAAAATACAAGCACAAATTTCCTCAATAAATGTTTAAACACTGAATTCATCAAGGATTGGAAGGTAGAAGGTTCATTGGTCAACCCAAAAGGcattactaagaactcataatgtccCTCATGAGTTTTGAATGCAGTTTTAGGTACATCTTCTTCAGACATTCTTACTTGCCAATATCCAGACCttaaatcaattttagaaaacACCTTAGCCCCTCCCAATTCCTCCAACAACTCCTCAATCAATGGTATTGGAAATTTGTCCTTCACAGCAATGTTATTAAGacttctataatcaatacacagcctCCAAGAATTATCCTTTTTCTTGACTAAGACCACAGGGCTAGCATATGGGCTAGTACTGTTTCTAATTACACCAGATTTCAACATGTCCTTCACCATATTTTCAATGACATTTTTCTGCATAGAGGCATACCTATAAGGCCTTGCATTAACAGGTTGAGAACCAGACGTGATAATGATTCTATTATCATGATCTCTATGAGGAGGTAATTCCTTAGGTTCTTGAAAGAGATCAGAATAAGATTGCAACAATTGCTGAAGTTCAGGCCAATCATTCCTTTCTTGTACAGCAAACATCCCATCATATTCAGGGAAAAAAATCTTATTAGTAGAAAGCCAATCAGCTTGCTTAATATTGAGCACATGCAAGTTCTGACCTGTCTCAAATTTATCACCACATAAAACATGTTGTTGCCCCTGTAACTGAAAAGACATAGTCAAATCTGCAAAGTTCCAATTGACAGTACCAAGTGTCTTAAGCCACTGAATGCCTAGGATCAAGTCATAGCTTTCTAAGGGAAGCAAGTAAACATCAGTCTTAAAAGATTGTTGCTGCATAGTCCACTGAAACTCATGGCACATAGAATTGCATTGAATTGCTTGTCCATTAGCAATTTCAACCCATATACCCTTCACAGCATCAATAGAACATTGAAGATCTTTAGCCAGCTGTTCATTCAAGAAGTTATGCGTACTACCAGTGTCTATAAGCACATGAAGCCTCTTCTTACCACACTGCCCTTTAATAAGCATAGTGTGATTACTACCAGTGCCCCATAAAGCATTTAAAGAAAGCTGGCCTTGTGAAACACAATCTTCCTCTGCTGAACTATCATCAACAGTAGCTTCTAATTCTTCCTCATCAattatttcctttaattgcagcACATAAACTTGCCTTTTTTTACATTTATGGCCAGGAGAATATTTTTCGTCACACCAATAGCACAAATTCTTTGCCCTTTTCTCATCTATATCTTTACTGGTCAAGGTGCTAGGGAATTTCTTAGAGAAAGAAGTGGTTTTAGGTAAGATTGAATTGTTTTGGGTTGCAGGGGAATCTTTTGCAGGTTGTGAACTTTTGGGGTAAGTAGAGGTGGTTATGGTTAAGGGTTTCTGGTAACTGGTACTGGCTATGGCACTTGTGGTTGGTTTACTGACTGGTTTTGGCTTCTGTTGTATAGCCGCCACTGTCAGTTCTTGCAATCTTGCAAGAGAATATGCTTCGGCTAGGGATTTAGGTTTGAGCATACGAATGGGCATCAGTGTTATCAAGGCGACACTAAGGCGATAGAGTATTCTATGGCCTTAGGCGAGAGGCGAGGCGAGGGCCTTTTTGAAGCAAGGCGCCATAACCttaattgtttaaattttatatatatatatatatacttttaaatggttgataagtaaaaaaatatattaaaaagaaaaaaaatattatttacactATGTTTATATCTAAAATACGAGAAAATGAAAAAAGTGCATACCTGTATTTCCAACTTAAGTATAAGATACAAGTGAAAATATGAGactgtaaaattaaaatatatagcaTAAGTAAAAACACACATAATGATAAGAGATGTTAAAAAAAGAAATAGTTCATATCTGAATTTTTAGCAGATGTATATGATAAAAGTAATGCTATAAaattatacataataaataaaaaattaaaaacaagtCATAAGTCACATAATAGAAAATGTAAATTATAGAAGTTCAGACTTTAATACATAAAAATAAGTTGTAAGTCATGATAAACAAAATGCAAGAAGTACGTAAAAAACTTATAACTAAAACTACTCATCATCAAGATTTCCAAAATTATCTTCATTTTCAACAACGGCCATCACAAATTCTTCctcctcttcatcatcatcaacttGCGAAGAGGATGCACCTCTCATTGCACGAGGCCTTCGAAATGATGGAGTTTCAACTAGTGGTGTTGATCTTGCAGCTGATCTCAATTCATAACAAGATTCATAAACTCCAGCTGCTCTACAAACATCACCCCAGGTCAATACGTCATTAATGAAAACAAgagaatcatcatcatcatcatccccaTCGCCTTTTTCTAATTCACCAAGCAACCATTCATTACTTTCATCAATATTTGCCAAATCAATAGGTGTTGTGATATCCCCAAAAGTGTGTCGGTGTAGCAACGCTCTATTGTATTTCACATATACCAAATTGTCCAAGCGTTATTGAAATAACCGATTTCTTTTCTTACTATGAAGCTGTCATTTATTTTACAGTAACAAATAAGTTAAACTTCAAACTCAAAAGGCTCAagataaaataacaaattaagaatttatatatatatatatatatatatatatatatattacttacaTACTCAAATACACTCCAATTTCTTTCGCAACCACTTGCACTACATGTGAGACTCAGAACCTTTACAACAAACTTTTGTAGGTTTGGAGTTGAAGAACCATATGTTTTCCACCAAGCAGCTATTAAAATATAGAACCAATGATTGTTAaattcatgatataaattaataaatgagcaaaattaaaaattaataagaaataaaTTAATAACCTGGAGATTTGGTTGTTCTTCCTCTAATAGCAGAAGGAAAACCAAAGGTCCCTGTAGCTGCCTTGTATCTCTCAATTTCATTAAGAATCATGTCAActtttgctgaattttttttcattttatgaaTGCACGAAAGCGATCCTGTATTGACCCCTTCATCAGATTCAATTCTCATCTTATTTGGATAAAAAAATTCAGGATTCAAAAAGTATACGGCAGCATGCAAAGGACGATGCAATTGAAGTGACCATCTCGCATCAATAATCTCAAAAATGCTCTTGTATTTCTCTTCATTGTCATTGAGTGAGTTGGCAATGGCTTCTTTAGCCCTATCCATGGCTTCATAAATATATCCCATAGCTGGTTTTTTTTCATTATCAACAAGTCGAAGCACACTAACAAGAGGACCGGAAACCTTAAGAGCATAAACAACATGATTCCAGAAGGCAGGACTCAAAATTGTCCTTTCACACTTTTTGCCTTTCACCTCTTTAGCCCATTTACTAGTTGTCCAACTTTCCGAAGTAAACATTTTTTCTAATGTTGGCTTTCTGAAGATGAATCCTTCCTAGTGTAATAAAAGCAGTAGCAAATCTAGTTTTCCCTGGCCTTAGCAATTCTACTCCATTAGTAAACTTCCGCAACATATTTAGAACTCCTGAAGAGCCATGTATGAAACCGGTAAGCTCAACAGCTTTGCGGAATgtttctttgaaaacacaaatCTTAAAGATATCCTCCAACATCAAATCTATACAATGGGCTGCACATGGAGTCCAGTATAGATGAGGAAAATTTGCTTCCAATATTCTTCCTGTCATAAACAAGTAGAAAAATTCAttccattaataataaaaataaaatgatattttttttagtaatagaaaaaattaaataaaaattttatttaggaCCAATTTTCATCAATCTTTCTCAATCAAACTAGCCAACAATGCCGCTGTCTTTGATTTATCACTTGCATCAACTGATTTAATAAATACACTTCCCTTAGGATTATTAGCCAAGAAATTAATCCGTCCATCCATCACACATCAATGTACATCCATAATTTTCCCATTCTTCTTTATGAGACTCGAGAATATCATTTATGATTTGCACTTCTTTGTTAAGTAACCGAACTCTAACCTCATGAAAACTTGGAGGTTTCATTTCTCTCCCATAATTTTCAATTGCTCGAATCATTTCCCCAAAGCTATCATAATTCATAGCATTAAAAGCTATTCCCACATTATACATCCATCGTGCTATGGCAACACAAGCACGCTCCCTTAACTCCTTTTTAGCTGGACTATTTTCATCAATGGTAGTTTGCCTCATATTTTTTCCCATAACAGTAGGTCTAGGGGAAAAATAACAGTCAATAGGCCCTCTACTACTTTGTGATGGTAAAACTTTTGCTTTTTTGAAGCACTACTACCTGTAACCTCCAGTACTTGCTTTCTTCTTTCACTGCCAATTTCTTGCATCAACTCTTCCTCTTTCTCATTTTTATCTAATCCCAGTACttaaacatcatcaaattcaggtGGTCTTTCCATATTCATAATTGATTTTTGCTCTCTTTTTTTTGCAATGAATTTCTGCATTTGATTCCTTACATCTTCTGGACATTTTGGACACCGAATTACATTTTTGTAACCTCCAACAAGATGTTGCTTGATTCTATTAATTCCTCCTTTATAACTTTCATACAGTACATGCATTGAAGATCATTGGTATCATTTTCTCTAACTTGAATTACATGTGCCCATCCTGGGTCCGTTCTTCTACTACTAGCAGAAGATCTAGATGTATTATTTTTATCACCCATTTATaatctaacaaaaaaattaacaagaataaaaaataaataaattaacaacaaattaacaatatctaatataaattaaataagtaattaacaagaataataagtaaaaagtaaaatagtaaactaattaacaacaaattaacaatgtctatataaattaaacaattaattaataagaacaaaaagtaaaatcatcaaattaataataaattaataataccatataaaataaacaactaatgtctaattaacaagacaaaagtaaaactaattaatctaacaactaattaacaataatgagaagtaaaaagtaaactaattaacaacaaagtaataatgtccatataaattacacaattacttactaagaacaaaaagaaaataatcaaattaacaataaattaataatacccatataaaataaacatctaatatctaattaacaagaaaaaagcaaaattaatcaaactaaaactaattaacaagaataacaagtaaaaggtaaactaattaataacaaattaacaatacccatataaattaaacaattaattaacaataataagaagataaaaaatcaaattaacaataaattaataatacctatataaaataattaattaattaacaaataatgtctaattaacaaggtaaaaagtaaaactaatcaaattaacaagaataacaaataaaaattaaacgaaATACTAACAAATCAACAATACCCatattaattaatcaactaattGAACAAGAATACAaagtaaaataatcaatttaccaataaccataaaatttaaataattaattagcaagaatcaaaaataaaataattaaattaataaataaataaataattaataataactaaCTAATTATAAGgaggagaaggaaaaaaaaaaagaaaaaataaaaagggactgctgaaagaagaaggagaggagagggaaaaaaaaaagagaaaaaataaaaaacagagCAGCAGCAGGAAAGGGACGTGAGAGAGAGATCGAACAGAGCAACAGCAGGAAAGAAGAAAAGTGGAGAGGGAGAAAAAAAAGGGGACGTGAGAGAGAGATCGAACAGAGCAGCAACAGGAAAGAAGAAAAGTggagagggagaaaaaaaaaaaaagggacgtGAGAGAGAGAGATCGGAGCGaggaaagaagaggaaagaagaaaaagaagaagaagaagaagaagaagaagaagataagagagagagagagagggcgtACCTGTCGTCGTGAAGTCGAGGAAGGCTCTGCTCTACTATCTTCGTGAGCTTGAGGAAAAAAGCGGCTCTGCTGTCTTCGTGAAGAAGTGGTGTGGCTTGGTaggtttattgattttttaatttaaaaaa carries:
- the LOC110665045 gene encoding uncharacterized protein LOC110665045, whose protein sequence is MAYANWDEYVRALGSRFGDHAFDDPIAELRNLKQSDSLQEYLNRFDDLYPKADKNEKEEELMQEIGSERRKQVLEVTGRILEANFPHLYWTPCAAHCIDLMLEDIFKICVFKETFRKAVELTGFIHGSSGVLNMLRKKPTLEKMFTSESWTTSKWAKEVKGKKCERTILSPAFWNHVVYALKVSGPLVSVLRLVDNEKKPAMGYIYEAMDRAKEAIANSLNDNEEKYKSIFEIIDARWSLQLHRPLHAAVYFLNPEFFYPNKMRIESDEGVNTGSLSCIHKMKKNSAKVDMILNEIERYKAATGTFGFPSAIRGRTTKSPAAWWKTYGSSTPNLQKFVVKVLSLTCSASGCERNWSVFEYVSNIYIYIYIYIYKFLICYFILSLLSLKFNLFVTVK